The Brenneria rubrifaciens genome has a window encoding:
- a CDS encoding amino acid ABC transporter ATP-binding protein, with translation MPLITINQVQKYYGQNHVLKGVDLDIDMGEVISIIGRSGSGKSTLLRCMNGLEGYQEGSIKLGGMTVTDRDSQAREISRVVGMVFQNFNLFPHMTALENVMLAPRRVLKKSEAECRELGERVLNKVGLGERINAYPANLSGGQQQRVAIARALAMNPKVLLCDEITSALDPELVGEVLRVLEQLAAEGMTLILVTHEMNFAREVGDRVVFMHQGKVWEQGDSKTLFVNPQTAELKQFIASVRGLGEA, from the coding sequence ATGCCGCTCATCACTATTAATCAGGTACAGAAATATTACGGTCAGAACCATGTCCTGAAAGGCGTCGATCTGGATATTGACATGGGCGAAGTGATTTCGATTATCGGCCGCAGCGGTTCCGGCAAAAGTACCCTGCTGCGCTGTATGAACGGCTTGGAAGGGTATCAGGAAGGCAGTATCAAGTTGGGCGGCATGACGGTGACGGACCGTGATTCACAGGCGCGTGAGATCAGCCGCGTCGTGGGCATGGTGTTCCAGAATTTCAACCTGTTTCCCCATATGACGGCGCTGGAAAATGTGATGCTGGCGCCGCGCCGCGTGCTGAAGAAAAGCGAAGCGGAATGCCGCGAACTGGGCGAACGGGTGTTGAACAAGGTCGGACTGGGGGAACGGATAAACGCTTACCCGGCCAATCTGTCGGGCGGTCAGCAGCAGCGCGTGGCAATCGCGCGGGCGCTGGCGATGAACCCGAAAGTGTTGCTGTGCGATGAAATCACCTCCGCGCTGGACCCTGAACTGGTGGGCGAAGTGCTGAGGGTGCTGGAGCAGCTTGCCGCGGAAGGCATGACGCTGATTCTGGTCACCCATGAAATGAACTTCGCCCGCGAAGTCGGCGACCGCGTGGTGTTTATGCATCAGGGCAAAGTCTGGGAACAGGGCGACAGCAAAACGTTGTTCGTCAACCCGCAGACCGCTGAACTGAAGCAGTTTATCGCCTCAGTACGGGGGCTTGGTGAGGCGTAA
- the hpxX gene encoding oxalurate catabolism protein HpxX → MLTKPTDNHALAAYLQQMETLLALQLDHEHRQELLVQFSRIQVMAQPLMDFPLDDRQEIAGVYQL, encoded by the coding sequence ATGTTAACCAAACCAACCGATAACCATGCGCTGGCGGCCTATCTGCAACAAATGGAAACGCTGCTGGCGCTGCAACTTGACCATGAACACCGTCAGGAACTGTTGGTTCAGTTCAGCCGCATTCAGGTCATGGCACAGCCGCTGATGGATTTTCCTCTTGACGATCGACAGGAGATTGCTGGGGTGTACCAGCTATGA
- a CDS encoding AtzE family amidohydrolase — protein sequence MSNMPFLSIKQIRQGLLTGEFSARELAQQTLDAVERANPEINAYTQITRQRMLDEADRLDQLHLRGERLPPLAGVPYAVKNLFDVKGATTLAGAELFSQRPPASQDAFAIQQLTRQGALLSGMLNMDAYAYGFTTENSYYGATRNPLDKQRVAGGSSGGSAAAVAAGLVNFSLGSDTNGSIRVPASLCGIFGLKPTFGRLSRSGSHPFVASLDHIGPLARGTEDLALVFDALQGRDRTDRFQSARAPLHTAALLEEGARELRSTVLEGYFSEWSCDEAKTAVRQIANALNAQGALTLPDSNLARTAAFIMSASEGGNQYLPALRDSPERFEPLSRERLLAGAMIPAAWYLQAQRFRDHFRQQMLALFAHTDLLIAPATPCTATLIGQETMRINGVDLPVRASMGMLTQPISFVGLPVATVPVMTGNGLPIGIQLIAAPWREDLCLRAAWVLERQGITHIRSFSQESC from the coding sequence ATGAGTAATATGCCGTTTCTGTCCATTAAACAGATCCGCCAGGGCCTGCTGACAGGCGAGTTCTCCGCCAGAGAACTCGCGCAGCAAACGCTGGACGCCGTTGAACGCGCCAACCCTGAGATCAACGCCTATACGCAAATAACCCGCCAGCGCATGCTGGATGAGGCCGATCGTCTTGATCAACTGCATTTACGCGGAGAACGCTTGCCGCCGCTGGCGGGCGTGCCCTATGCGGTAAAAAATCTCTTTGATGTCAAAGGGGCGACGACGCTGGCGGGCGCAGAATTATTCAGTCAGCGCCCGCCCGCCTCACAGGATGCATTCGCGATACAACAGTTGACCCGTCAGGGCGCATTGCTCTCCGGTATGCTCAACATGGATGCCTATGCCTACGGCTTTACCACCGAAAACAGTTATTACGGCGCCACACGCAACCCTCTCGATAAACAGCGCGTCGCCGGCGGTTCATCCGGCGGTTCCGCCGCAGCGGTGGCCGCCGGACTGGTCAACTTCTCGCTGGGAAGCGACACAAACGGCTCCATTCGCGTTCCCGCCTCTCTGTGCGGTATTTTCGGCCTGAAACCGACCTTCGGCCGCCTGTCACGCAGCGGCAGCCACCCCTTTGTCGCCAGCCTCGACCATATCGGGCCGCTGGCTCGCGGCACGGAAGATTTGGCGCTGGTGTTTGATGCATTGCAGGGGCGAGACAGGACGGACCGTTTTCAGTCGGCGCGCGCGCCCTTGCACACCGCCGCCTTGTTGGAAGAGGGCGCTCGCGAGTTGCGCAGCACGGTGCTGGAAGGCTATTTCTCCGAGTGGAGCTGCGACGAGGCAAAAACAGCCGTGCGACAAATCGCCAACGCGTTGAATGCACAAGGCGCCCTCACCTTGCCTGACAGTAATCTGGCGCGAACGGCGGCTTTCATTATGTCCGCCAGTGAAGGCGGCAATCAGTATCTCCCTGCCCTGCGGGACAGCCCGGAACGATTTGAACCGCTCTCCCGCGAACGCCTGTTGGCGGGTGCCATGATCCCGGCGGCCTGGTACCTACAGGCGCAGCGTTTCCGCGATCATTTCCGTCAGCAGATGTTAGCCCTGTTTGCGCACACCGACCTGCTGATTGCCCCCGCCACGCCCTGCACCGCTACGCTGATCGGGCAAGAAACCATGCGCATCAACGGCGTTGACCTGCCTGTGCGCGCCAGTATGGGCATGCTGACGCAGCCGATCTCTTTTGTCGGTTTACCCGTGGCGACGGTGCCGGTCATGACCGGCAACGGCTTGCCGATAGGCATTCAGCTCATCGCCGCACCGTGGCGTGAAGATCTTTGCCTGCGCGCCGCCTGGGTGCTGGAGCGGCAGGGCATCACCCATATTCGTTCTTTTTCACAGGAGTCATGTTAA
- the proW gene encoding glycine betaine/L-proline ABC transporter permease ProW gives MSKSTSNPWENTNAVPEQGTDLAANQKDAATQSDPWSSTTQNAPTDQTPPAGQEAAPQTDPGSAGTDAWGGAPSPGGADAAQQSSDWLNSATPTTPEHFNWLDPFKDTLIPLDSWVTQGIDWVVLHFRPVFQGVRIPVDFILSGFQQLLLGMPAPIAILVFSLLAWQMSSLGMGAVTLISLILIGAIGAWSQAMITLALVLTALFFCILIGLPMGIWLARSEGAARIIRPLLDAMQTTPAFVYLVPIVMLFGIGNVPGVVVTIIFALPPIIRLTILGIRQVPADLIEAAESFGASPRQMLFKVQLPLAMPTIMAGVNQTLMLALSMVVIASMIAVGGLGQMVLRGIGRLDMGLAAVGGVGIVILAIILDRLTQSLGRDRRSKGSKSWYTVGPIGLITRPFIKP, from the coding sequence ATGAGTAAATCAACATCGAATCCATGGGAAAACACCAACGCCGTACCTGAACAGGGCACCGATCTGGCGGCGAACCAGAAGGACGCCGCGACACAAAGCGATCCCTGGTCGTCCACAACACAAAACGCGCCAACCGATCAGACGCCGCCGGCCGGACAAGAGGCTGCGCCGCAAACCGATCCCGGGTCCGCCGGCACGGACGCATGGGGCGGCGCGCCGAGTCCCGGAGGCGCGGACGCGGCACAGCAAAGCAGTGACTGGCTGAACAGCGCCACACCAACGACGCCTGAACACTTTAATTGGCTCGATCCGTTCAAGGATACCCTGATCCCGCTGGATAGCTGGGTCACACAGGGAATCGACTGGGTCGTTCTGCATTTCAGACCCGTTTTTCAGGGCGTGCGCATCCCCGTCGATTTCATTCTGAGCGGTTTCCAACAATTGCTGCTCGGCATGCCCGCGCCAATCGCCATTCTGGTGTTTTCACTGCTGGCCTGGCAGATGTCGAGTCTGGGCATGGGCGCGGTCACGCTGATTTCCCTGATTCTCATCGGGGCCATCGGCGCGTGGTCGCAGGCGATGATTACGCTGGCACTGGTGCTGACGGCACTGTTCTTTTGCATATTAATAGGCTTGCCAATGGGGATCTGGCTGGCACGCAGCGAGGGCGCCGCCAGAATTATCCGTCCCTTGCTGGATGCGATGCAGACAACGCCGGCGTTTGTTTATCTGGTGCCGATTGTCATGCTGTTCGGCATCGGTAATGTGCCAGGCGTCGTGGTCACCATTATCTTTGCCCTGCCGCCGATTATCCGTCTCACCATTTTGGGCATTCGTCAGGTTCCGGCCGACCTGATCGAAGCGGCGGAATCCTTCGGGGCCAGTCCGCGTCAGATGCTGTTTAAAGTCCAGTTGCCGCTGGCGATGCCGACCATCATGGCGGGCGTGAATCAGACGCTGATGCTGGCGTTGTCGATGGTGGTGATTGCCTCCATGATCGCCGTAGGCGGTTTAGGCCAAATGGTGCTGCGCGGCATCGGTCGCCTGGATATGGGACTGGCCGCCGTCGGTGGCGTCGGTATCGTTATTCTGGCCATCATTCTCGACCGTCTGACCCAATCACTGGGCCGAGACAGACGCAGCAAGGGCAGCAAAAGCTGGTATACCGTCGGTCCTATCGGCCTGATCACCCGCCCTTTCATCAAGCCGTAA
- the proV gene encoding glycine betaine/L-proline ABC transporter ATP-binding protein ProV — MAIKLEVKNLYKVFGEHPERAFKLIGMGLSKDQVFEKTGLTIGVKDASLAIEEGEIFVIMGLSGSGKSTMVRLLNRLIEPTRGQVLIDGEDIAQISDAALRDVRRKKISMVFQSFALMPHLNILNNTAFGMELAGLPKVEREQKALNALQQVGLDTYANSYPDELSGGMRQRVGLARALANDPDILLMDEAFSALDPLIRAEMQDELIKLQSRNQRTIVFISHDLDEAMRIGDRIAIMHGGEVIQVGTPDEILNNPANDYVRTFFRGVDISHVFSAKDIARRRPVTLIRKTPGVGPRSALKILQDEDRDYGYVLERGQKFIGIVSIDSLKQALKDQQPLEQALLSEPVPVPADMSLNELISQVAQAPCAVPVIGENNEYIGIISKGMLLQALDKEGVTNE; from the coding sequence ATGGCAATTAAACTTGAAGTAAAGAATCTCTACAAAGTATTTGGCGAGCACCCTGAGCGCGCCTTCAAACTGATTGGTATGGGCTTGAGCAAGGACCAGGTATTTGAAAAAACCGGCCTCACAATTGGGGTTAAAGATGCCAGTCTGGCCATTGAAGAAGGCGAGATATTTGTCATCATGGGATTATCCGGTTCCGGTAAATCCACCATGGTACGCCTTCTCAATCGTCTGATAGAACCGACCAGAGGTCAGGTTCTGATTGATGGGGAAGATATCGCTCAGATATCCGATGCCGCATTGCGCGACGTACGCCGCAAGAAAATCAGTATGGTATTCCAGTCTTTCGCACTCATGCCGCATCTGAATATTCTCAACAATACGGCGTTCGGCATGGAACTCGCTGGATTACCCAAAGTGGAGCGTGAGCAAAAAGCGCTGAACGCGCTGCAACAGGTCGGGCTTGACACCTATGCCAACTCCTATCCAGATGAACTTTCCGGCGGGATGCGGCAGCGCGTCGGTCTGGCCCGCGCACTGGCGAATGACCCGGATATTCTGCTGATGGATGAAGCTTTTTCCGCACTGGACCCGTTGATCCGTGCAGAAATGCAGGATGAATTGATCAAGCTCCAGTCCCGCAACCAGCGCACTATCGTCTTCATCTCGCACGATCTGGATGAGGCGATGCGCATCGGTGACCGCATCGCCATCATGCACGGCGGCGAAGTCATTCAGGTCGGCACGCCGGATGAGATTCTGAATAACCCGGCCAACGACTACGTTCGCACCTTCTTTCGCGGCGTGGACATCAGCCACGTGTTCAGCGCCAAGGATATCGCCCGCCGTCGTCCGGTGACGCTTATTCGTAAAACGCCGGGAGTCGGACCGCGTTCCGCGCTGAAAATTTTGCAGGACGAAGACCGCGATTACGGCTACGTGCTGGAACGCGGACAGAAATTTATTGGTATCGTGTCGATTGACTCTCTGAAACAGGCGTTGAAAGACCAACAGCCGCTGGAACAGGCGCTGCTTTCAGAACCGGTTCCTGTGCCCGCCGATATGTCGCTCAATGAGCTGATCTCCCAGGTTGCGCAGGCTCCTTGCGCGGTCCCGGTCATCGGTGAAAACAACGAGTACATTGGCATCATTTCCAAAGGAATGCTGCTACAGGCGCTGGATAAGGAAGGAGTGACCAATGAGTAA
- a CDS encoding gamma-glutamyltransferase family protein, whose translation MIQSNTAPLGMAVTPHHLASASAQAILRQGGNAIEAMVAAAATIAVAYPHMNGLGGDGFWLILPPHGDPIAIDASGAAGSLASRDFYQGDARIPHRGPKAALTVAGTVGGWQEALAFSEELGGTPLPLVSLLADAIRYAADGIPVTQSQEDALTQRCHELADFHEFSRVFMPQGAIPRAGSRFTQPDLADTLTLLTLEGLDSFYRGTLAERFADGMVQLGMPLTGGDLANYRAKRTTPLHLKHSKGDIYNLAPPTQGLVSLAILGLTDHLEMEDLSDSQTIHRIVESTKLAFGLRDRFITDPKQVTQDVQALLEPHALADMARRVNTRQAAPWGSGKGPGDTVWMGVCDSSGLCVSFIQSIYHEFGSGMVLPGTGVLWQNRGASFSLDPHHLLTLEPGKQPFHTLNPAAARLSDGRILVYGSMGGDGQPQTQAALFIRHVLQGLPLQQAITAPRWLLGRTWGQSSDTLKLEDRFKPATIEALRSLGHDVELLGSFSETVGHAGAIIRHTNGMLEGASDPRGNGSAAGF comes from the coding sequence ATGATTCAGAGTAATACCGCACCGCTGGGTATGGCCGTCACCCCTCACCATCTGGCCAGCGCCAGCGCGCAGGCCATCCTTCGTCAAGGCGGCAACGCCATCGAAGCGATGGTGGCGGCGGCGGCGACCATCGCCGTGGCGTATCCGCACATGAATGGACTCGGTGGCGATGGATTCTGGCTAATTTTACCCCCACATGGCGACCCCATCGCCATTGACGCCAGCGGCGCCGCAGGTTCCCTTGCCAGCCGCGACTTTTATCAGGGAGATGCCCGCATCCCGCATCGCGGCCCCAAAGCCGCCTTGACGGTTGCCGGCACCGTTGGCGGCTGGCAGGAAGCGCTGGCATTCTCAGAAGAGCTTGGCGGTACGCCTTTACCACTCGTCAGTTTGCTCGCTGACGCGATTCGCTATGCCGCGGACGGCATTCCCGTAACTCAATCGCAGGAGGATGCGCTGACGCAGCGCTGTCACGAGCTGGCGGATTTTCACGAATTCAGCCGAGTTTTTATGCCTCAAGGCGCTATTCCCCGCGCGGGAAGCCGTTTCACTCAGCCCGATCTGGCCGACACGTTAACGTTGCTGACGCTGGAAGGGCTCGACAGCTTTTATCGGGGAACATTGGCCGAGCGCTTTGCCGACGGGATGGTCCAACTGGGCATGCCGCTGACCGGTGGGGATCTGGCGAACTATCGCGCCAAACGCACCACGCCATTGCACCTCAAACACAGTAAGGGCGATATTTATAACCTCGCGCCACCGACCCAGGGGCTGGTTTCCCTCGCCATTCTCGGCTTGACCGATCACCTTGAGATGGAGGATTTAAGCGATAGTCAGACGATCCATCGTATCGTCGAATCCACCAAGCTGGCGTTCGGCCTGCGCGATCGTTTCATCACCGATCCGAAACAGGTAACGCAGGATGTACAGGCATTGCTGGAACCCCACGCGCTCGCAGACATGGCCCGACGCGTCAATACCCGTCAGGCGGCGCCGTGGGGCTCGGGTAAAGGTCCCGGCGACACGGTATGGATGGGGGTCTGCGACAGCAGCGGGCTTTGCGTGTCGTTCATCCAGAGCATCTATCATGAGTTTGGCAGCGGTATGGTCCTGCCGGGCACCGGGGTACTCTGGCAAAACCGGGGCGCGTCTTTCAGCCTCGATCCGCACCATCTGCTGACGCTGGAACCAGGCAAACAGCCGTTCCATACGCTCAATCCCGCCGCGGCGCGCCTGTCCGATGGCCGTATCCTGGTCTATGGCTCAATGGGCGGCGACGGCCAGCCTCAGACACAGGCCGCGCTGTTTATCCGGCATGTGCTTCAGGGGCTGCCGTTGCAACAGGCGATTACCGCACCACGCTGGCTGCTGGGCAGAACCTGGGGGCAATCATCCGATACGCTGAAGCTTGAAGATCGTTTCAAGCCCGCGACCATTGAGGCGCTGCGCTCGCTCGGCCACGATGTAGAACTGCTCGGCAGTTTTAGTGAAACGGTAGGTCATGCCGGCGCGATCATCCGTCATACCAACGGCATGCTGGAAGGGGCGAGCGATCCTCGCGGCAACGGCAGCGCCGCCGGGTTCTAG
- a CDS encoding transporter substrate-binding domain-containing protein, whose protein sequence is MKKRLLALAGAALLMAPAGGVMADQLQDIEKRGVLRVAVPQDFPPFGSVGTDLQPQGYDIDIAGYLAKKMKLKLQLVPVTSANRVPYLQTDKVDLVISSLGKNAEREKVIDFSRAYAPFFLGVFGPKEGELSAPEGLPGKSVGVTRGAVEDMVLTEIAPKGAQIKRYEDNTTTLSAYLSGQVEYMATGNLVAAAIAEQSPGKAPVVKFMLKDSPCYIGLKKNEPALKAKVNALIEQALKDNTLNSLSEKWLKAPLPDSIKV, encoded by the coding sequence ATTAAAAAACGGTTACTAGCGCTGGCGGGCGCAGCGCTGTTAATGGCGCCGGCAGGCGGCGTGATGGCCGACCAGTTACAGGATATTGAAAAACGCGGGGTGCTGCGCGTGGCCGTACCCCAGGATTTCCCGCCGTTCGGCTCCGTGGGGACAGATCTCCAGCCGCAGGGGTATGACATTGATATCGCAGGCTATCTGGCGAAAAAGATGAAACTAAAGTTGCAACTGGTGCCGGTTACCAGCGCCAACCGGGTGCCTTACCTGCAAACCGATAAAGTGGATTTGGTCATTTCCAGCCTGGGTAAAAATGCCGAACGTGAAAAAGTGATCGACTTCAGCCGCGCCTACGCGCCGTTCTTTCTGGGGGTGTTCGGCCCGAAAGAGGGCGAGTTAAGTGCGCCGGAGGGCCTGCCGGGTAAAAGCGTTGGTGTTACGCGTGGGGCGGTGGAAGACATGGTGTTAACGGAAATTGCGCCGAAAGGGGCGCAGATTAAACGCTATGAAGATAACACCACCACGCTGTCCGCCTATTTGTCCGGTCAGGTGGAGTATATGGCGACCGGCAATCTGGTGGCGGCAGCCATTGCCGAGCAAAGCCCAGGCAAAGCGCCGGTGGTGAAATTTATGCTGAAAGATTCGCCGTGCTATATCGGCCTGAAAAAAAATGAGCCAGCCCTGAAAGCCAAAGTGAATGCGTTGATTGAGCAGGCGTTGAAAGACAACACGCTCAACAGCCTGTCTGAAAAGTGGCTGAAAGCGCCGCTGCCGGACAGCATCAAGGTATAA
- the hpxZ gene encoding oxalurate catabolism protein HpxZ, translating into MLYDNINQPDVLAEVTHAFHRYEKALTGNDIDVLDELFWHDARTVRYGAGENLYGIDEIRAFRLARPSAGLDRQLQNTVITAYGEHMAVASTEFRREGSAKIGRQMQTWVKMPEGWRIVAAHVSLMSE; encoded by the coding sequence ATGCTGTATGACAACATTAATCAGCCCGATGTGCTGGCTGAAGTCACTCACGCCTTCCATCGTTATGAAAAAGCCTTGACCGGTAATGACATCGATGTATTGGATGAGTTGTTCTGGCACGATGCCCGCACCGTTCGCTATGGCGCGGGAGAAAACCTGTACGGGATTGATGAAATCCGGGCATTTCGTCTGGCCCGCCCGTCCGCCGGGCTGGATCGCCAGTTGCAGAATACGGTTATCACCGCCTACGGAGAGCATATGGCGGTGGCAAGCACAGAGTTTCGTCGTGAAGGCAGTGCGAAAATCGGACGCCAGATGCAAACCTGGGTGAAAATGCCGGAAGGCTGGCGCATCGTTGCCGCTCACGTCAGCCTGATGAGCGAATAG
- a CDS encoding amino acid ABC transporter permease, producing MTFTDWDIIRNLLLAARWTFLLSLTAFIGGAAVTFPLVLLRLTKRKWATRFIRVYAELFQGTPLLMQLFLMFFGLALFGIDVSPWTAAALALTLFTSAFLVDIWCGSMEALPKGQWEASRCLGLSTGQTLYRVIAPQAMRIAIAPTVGFSVQVIKGTALASIIGFIELTKAGTMLNNATYQPFKVFGLVGLGYFLMCYPLSYYSRYLEKKFNAAHHY from the coding sequence ATGACATTCACTGACTGGGACATTATCCGCAATCTGCTGCTGGCGGCGCGCTGGACGTTTTTGCTGTCGCTGACGGCGTTTATCGGCGGCGCCGCGGTGACGTTTCCGCTGGTGCTGCTGCGGTTGACCAAGCGCAAATGGGCGACGCGGTTTATCCGGGTTTACGCCGAGCTGTTTCAGGGCACGCCGTTGCTGATGCAACTGTTTCTGATGTTTTTCGGTCTGGCGCTGTTCGGTATCGACGTCAGCCCCTGGACGGCCGCGGCGCTGGCGCTGACGTTATTTACCAGCGCGTTTCTGGTGGATATCTGGTGCGGCAGCATGGAAGCGCTGCCGAAAGGGCAATGGGAAGCCTCGCGCTGTCTGGGATTAAGCACCGGTCAGACGCTCTACCGGGTGATTGCGCCACAGGCGATGCGTATCGCGATCGCGCCGACGGTAGGGTTTTCCGTGCAGGTGATTAAAGGCACGGCATTGGCGTCCATTATCGGTTTTATCGAGCTGACGAAGGCGGGAACCATGCTGAATAACGCGACTTATCAGCCCTTTAAGGTCTTTGGTCTGGTGGGGCTCGGCTATTTCCTGATGTGTTATCCGCTTTCCTATTACAGCCGCTATCTGGAGAAGAAATTCAATGCCGCTCATCACTATTAA
- a CDS encoding amino acid ABC transporter permease: protein MTYQLDFTALWPHWSELLAGLWVTIELTAMATLGGIAIGIGGAALRSGKPTLPGKLWGIYVELIRNTPFVVQLFFIVFGLPSLGWKLTAGEAALLAMLINLGAYSTEIIRAGIQVTPKGQWEAGRVLGLTRSQTFLRIVLPPSLQRIYPALVSQCIIVMLGSSVVSQVSYEELTFAANLIQSRTFLSFEVYLATTLCYLALSILMRQLLLLAGRRFLGTPLS, encoded by the coding sequence GTGACCTATCAGCTTGATTTTACCGCGTTATGGCCGCACTGGTCGGAACTGCTGGCGGGGTTGTGGGTGACCATCGAGCTGACGGCGATGGCGACCCTCGGCGGCATTGCCATCGGCATCGGCGGCGCGGCGTTACGCAGCGGCAAGCCCACCCTGCCGGGCAAACTGTGGGGTATCTATGTTGAATTGATACGCAACACGCCGTTTGTGGTGCAACTGTTTTTTATCGTGTTTGGTTTGCCGAGTTTGGGGTGGAAATTGACCGCAGGAGAGGCGGCGTTACTGGCCATGCTGATTAACCTGGGCGCCTACAGCACGGAAATTATCCGGGCGGGCATTCAAGTGACGCCCAAAGGCCAGTGGGAAGCCGGGCGGGTGCTGGGGTTGACGCGCAGCCAGACATTTTTACGGATCGTGCTGCCGCCGTCGTTGCAGCGGATTTATCCGGCGCTGGTAAGCCAATGCATCATCGTGATGCTGGGATCGTCGGTGGTATCGCAGGTTTCCTATGAGGAATTGACCTTCGCCGCCAACCTGATTCAATCACGGACTTTTTTGAGTTTTGAAGTGTATCTGGCGACCACGCTGTGCTATTTGGCGTTGTCCATCCTGATGCGTCAACTGTTACTGCTGGCGGGTCGGCGCTTCCTGGGGACGCCACTATCATGA
- a CDS encoding MurR/RpiR family transcriptional regulator, translating into MKQIDERLRGRYSELSPQEQRVADFIFDHFDDLISYNSAELARISGVSKATVSRLFKRLGYPSYREMREELRTLRQSGMPLANNRDAVQGNTLLARHYKQEMANLTQWMQQIDPVQFGAVIEAMMQAQRLCIVGLRNSYPVALHLRQQLLQIRRHVMLLAQPGQTLSEELVDLDAQDMAIVVAFRRRSRLIQPLLTQLRKKQVPVLLLCEPQAHNLLSLAQWSLCAPLDSVSAFDSYASAMSLVNLLSNALLHEMLRDGRQRIHHIADLYTELDELEQR; encoded by the coding sequence ATGAAACAGATTGATGAACGGTTACGGGGGCGCTATAGCGAGCTTTCTCCGCAGGAGCAGCGTGTCGCTGATTTTATTTTTGATCATTTCGATGATTTGATCAGTTATAACAGCGCTGAACTGGCGCGGATCAGCGGTGTCTCCAAAGCGACCGTAAGCCGTTTATTCAAACGGCTGGGCTATCCCAGCTACCGTGAAATGCGCGAGGAGCTGCGCACGCTGCGCCAGAGTGGTATGCCGCTGGCGAATAACCGTGACGCCGTACAGGGCAATACCTTGCTGGCCCGCCATTACAAGCAGGAAATGGCAAATCTGACGCAGTGGATGCAACAAATTGATCCGGTGCAGTTTGGGGCGGTGATTGAGGCGATGATGCAGGCGCAGCGCCTGTGTATCGTCGGTTTACGCAATAGTTATCCGGTGGCGCTGCACCTGCGCCAGCAACTGTTGCAGATCCGCCGGCACGTCATGCTGCTGGCGCAGCCGGGGCAGACGCTGTCGGAAGAACTGGTGGATTTGGACGCTCAGGATATGGCGATTGTTGTGGCGTTTCGCCGTCGCTCCCGCCTGATTCAGCCGTTGCTGACGCAACTGCGTAAAAAGCAGGTTCCGGTGCTGCTTTTGTGCGAACCACAGGCACACAATCTGCTATCACTGGCGCAGTGGTCGCTGTGCGCGCCGCTGGACAGCGTGTCCGCCTTTGACAGCTATGCCTCCGCCATGAGTCTGGTCAATCTGCTCAGTAACGCATTGCTGCATGAAATGTTGCGTGATGGCCGCCAGAGAATTCACCACATCGCCGATCTTTATACCGAGTTGGATGAGCTGGAACAGCGATAA